Part of the Athalia rosae chromosome 2, iyAthRosa1.1, whole genome shotgun sequence genome, ATTTCGTTGTAAGTTGCTGTACAACGCGCGGACGACGCATGATTACGACGACGGAAAAGTTTCAAcggatttttcgaaatgaataaaatatttggaaatttttacgaaTCGTAGCAGTCGATGTCCATGTGTTTCGCCTACTCTTTTTAACCCGAGGACTAGTGGCGTGATTCTCATTTCGTAGgaatcacatttttttcaacgaaagctCTGAGTTTACTttatcaagatttttttttctcatttaccgAAAATGAGCAGGGTAAAGGCTTCCGGGACTTTCGGGTTGGAGAATATTTAGCAGGAGTCTTATCGCATCGAGCGAAACTGTATAGTTGGAGATCGCTTCTTTTACAGATTTGACTCGCGGTGAATTCTTAAACAGATTTATTGCTCCATTACAAATAACCCGATAACTTATCGTTAGTCTTGGAAAAAATGTCTCACGCGACTCCAACTCCCAGCCTTGTGTAACGCGGGAAGTTTCCTACTTCCGAAGATTTTCCGGACAGCtcttaacaatttttttccaaccggaTGACACGGAAAACCTCGAGGACTAATTGTTTTAACGATGAATTTCAACGTACGTAGTCGAGAAGCTGGTTGAAGTTGTCGGCTTCAggcgaaaaattcttcttccgGAATGAGAAAAACTCAGGGAGATTAgatgtgaaaaatgtaaaccCTAGCGAAATAAGGTCTCCACTGTCCCATCCATTGACGTGTAGATTATTACGTTACGCAACGATGATCGTAAAAGAGATATGAACATAATTCATCTCGAATCAAGCGCCATATATAGAGATAAAAATGTGACACATTCTCTCCCATCAGATGTGATAAATCATCCAGTAAAAGTTCGGCTCTAGGGTGTGAGAATTCATCATTTACCGAAAGTACGTCGATATCCGAGGGTTTATATACGCGAGTCTTTAGTCGGggataataaatgaaacgtatgtgcggaattattatttccatacAAAATACTTACGTTATAATGGATGAACATGCGTGCTTATTAAAACGGAGTTTTCCTGGAATAGGATTCTCGTATTACTTAGTTATTCCAGAATTCTAAAAGCGCATTTACAACCAGTTGCTTTATTAATGGACATCATGTGTTAATAGATTACACGTAAGCGCTTTATACCGAGCTTGACCGTAACTTGCCGAAACAAAAGTGCAGAGATTACGAAACGACTAGATAAAGACTGACCGAACTACCTCGGCGACGGCGATCTAAAATCGGATTGGGGAAAAGCTTGCCATTATTTCATgttctgaattcaaaatggaAATTGGGATAAATAGTCGTAAAAAATGTTAGATTTTTACGGGGGGTTTTTCGATCACAACTTGCACAGTCCCGCCGTCGAAACAAGTGTACTGGGATTTGCCGTCTCCATGTAGCacgttgcaattttttcaccgattttttcGCCGTTCCCAGATCTCATTTTTCGTactcgttaaaaaaatatcgaacacTTTTTCGGTCTGACTCACCGTggaagttgtttttttctgttgaagTAACTGCCAAATTGTCATTGTTCTATTCCAATCAACCCGTCGAGCACTGtcgtgtcaatttttttcgatttaataTTTCTCTCCCCTCTCGTTCGTCATTTGCAATTTCTATCGTTTCACCcaacatttattatttttgttttttcgttcaacgagtatatttacaaataatttGTTCGCACAGTGTCTCTGTTTGAGAATTACTTACAAATGAACGGTTACTGATTAATAAATCAGATAACAGCGAGTGAAGCTTAAAAATTCTTGTCGTtcttaatttctatttttcccttctcgcctccatctcacaatcagttgcATAATCCAGTAGCAGAAATTCACGCTATTGTCTAGCGACTGACAAATCCAAAATTTCGTCacagttttttgatttttcgtttaaaaaaattaaacaaccaAGTTCTGCGAAGTGGAGTGAAATTTGTGAATTGTCTCGGTGGGACTGTATCCTACGTAAAAAATGTTTAGTTCAGACGCTCAGATCTCTTTGGATCTCGTTGAAGGTCTTCCCTTTGGTCTCGGGCAAGTACTTGAGAATCAAAGTAGTAGTGATCGAAATTAAAATGGCGGATCCAAAGAAAGGCATACAATGACCCCAGTTCATCGTCACAGCGATCGTCATGTACATCGTTAAACAGAAAGTCGCCAACACGCCGCCGGTGACCCCCATAATAAGGGTGGCCAAAATCTTTATCTCCGAGGCAAACGTCTCGGACATTACGACCAATTGGACGGGCATGATTCCAACGTTGAACGCCGCCATGTAACCGAATATCGCAACAAGCATGAAGTCGCTGTAACCCGAAAGATCCAAGTTCACGTATTCGATTAAGTAGAAATAAACACCGATTGCCACAGCGCAGAAACAGACGATCATCCCCGACGCGCGGATCAGCGGTCTGCGACCTTGCCTGTCTATCACGAATGTCGCCACAACGTTGAAGATCAATTGAAGTACGCCGATTACGATGGTCATGACGTTTTTTCCCACGCTAATATTCATCGCTTCGAATATCATGGATCCGTAAACAAGGAAGGGAGTGTATCCACCGGTGTGCAGGCTGATCAGTAACAAACAATTTATGAAATAGGCGCGACGATTCGCGGTTACCCTGAATATATCCTTGAAGTTGTCGAACTTGTTCGGTCCAGTTTCGCTGGTTCCGTCCTCGCGCTtgttgccaatttttttcaacgcttcgCTCTGTTTCTTGACGGTCTCCTTGACGATTTCCAACTCTTCCGCCACGTCGGTCTTacccctcaatttttcgagagcCTCTTCGGCACCTTCGACGTCACCTTTCATGGCTAGGAAGTACGGAGACTCAGGAACGAAGAGTACGCTCACTACCGAGGCTGCCGCGATGCCCAACATCACGTAAGCGGACGTGTACATCTTCAAATAAGGTACCGCTACGTACGCGAAGAGGATACCGACGTTGAGCGCCGTTCCAACGAGGGTTCCTAAAGCACCTCTCGATTTCACCGACGCTATTTCTCCCAGGTATATGGGAGTCACCGTCAAACCGAGGCCGATGGACAAACCGCCGAGAAACCTGCCGACACCCAGAACCTGCGAAAATTCGACGTTTGAGAATCGAATCGATCAGAGGATACGAATTACCGGTTTTTAAACTTACGGAAACAACGCTAGCGTTCGCGACGCAAACCCAGCCGATTATGATCGGTATACCGATCGCTAAAAGTCCTACTTTCCTGCCGAATTTATCGCCCAAAAATATCGTCAGCGTCGGAGCAATCGTTTGACCGACACCGACGACGGCGGCGAGCATCGTGATATCGGATCCGGTCACGCTGATCGGAGTATCCGGCCCGGTAAGGATACCCAGTGCCGGTGAGTCGAATCCCCCGACACAACCGACGCTCAATAGAAGCATAAAACCTATCGACGCGATAATGTTATACATcggccacgattttttccgcTCAACGATTGGCCGATTGAtcttagttttcttttttgtttttttttttttttccatcggaaTTTTCTACTCACAGGCGAACGTGGAGAGGTATTCGATCAAAGGTGAACCTTCGGGAGATGCGTACTTTCCTCTTTCGGAGTCGGtgaccatttttgtttttggaaaCTTTTTGGAAACTATGATTTCttaccgaaaaatttaattcacgGAACACAAGTACGCTCCGCGATCACCGACTTTCGGAGACTACCGATGTACTGCGATAAGTaacgtacatattttatatgtatacgaagcAACGCATCGTGACATTGATAAGACCGAACTTCTGTTTAACTAAGCATTCTAACACAATTTATTATCTCTGTATCTATAATAGATGTAAAATCTAAAATTATACTTTTCCATCTAAAAAAACTAATACGCTTACCGTTCACTCGTGTTTACCTGATGTGCGTTATGGGTTCTAGTTACCGTTCCATCTCAAATCGCCCGGCGACGTCgggacgaaaaattcaaatgcaatttttttcttctctgcgCTGATTATTTCCGAAATAGTCTTCGAACAGTCCCAACTTTTCGTGCAAGTTTCATGAGCGGCCAAGCTTCTTGAAAGATGGTGTGAATTTTCTATACCACAAATTTTCGTCATTATCAAGTATAGCTTGTATTCTGTCAAACTGTGCACCGCAGACTCGCCTTTGTGAAATCGGTGACCCTCCCACATTGTaagaaatgttaaaaaaaaaaaaaaaaaaaatgagagcgaTTGTCTTTCGTTTGCCTATCAATCATTACATAGGATTATCTACTCGCGCTATGCTTTTTGGTGACGCGTATACGAGATGGTATCGACAATTATTGTGTGCGAAAGGTGATTAATAACccctccgtcgaaattttttcttcacacctTTGACGAAAATGAGGCGCCTACCAGAGAAAGACGATTATtcggttttcaaaatactttgATGAACGAGGTTCGAGGGTTATGCAAACTGTTTAGTCTAGTGACATCTCTTTGGAACACTTCCGTGGGCGGGGGATCAATGGGCATGACGGGTGGTGAATAATATTGACTATCGATATTTGACGCGCCCCGGTTCCGTCAACCCTCGTGTCTTTTCATTTAGTCCGATGACTaggtcggaaatttttccgatccgatGTCTTTCAATGGCGATATATTATCCGGTTGATGATTAGCCATGGCCTACGATGCGTTGTGAAATTCAATCAGAGCGATCCCGCATTTATAACGAAGTTCTCTAAGGTCGTAGACGAGATTTCTGGAATATTCAAGTTTCTCATCAAGATTTCGGTGAAATCTATCCTTCCTGTAAAAGGGTTTCATTCAAATCTATGCTAATAAAGTTCAAAGCGATCAGTTTTAAAGTTACTCACCACTCGACACGGttcaatttcgttcgtttcaagCACGAAGATTTCGCGAATCCGTACGGTACCATTTTCTACGTCTGCACTCGGCGAGAGCAggtttattcaaattttgcgGTGGCACTCACGTCCCTCGAAACTAGATCTACCGTATATTCACCGATATTTTACGACGCCGTAAACCGTACACGTACCTAGAACTATATTTACGCGATACAACGCTGTGCAACACTAGCTGCTGTAAATCTTCGACTGTAAAACAGTATAGCTAGAAGCTTCTTTCGTGTCAGCCGTAATCCGACAgctggataaatttttcatcaaaatttctCGCACTAGTTGCGCGTTGCGTTCGCCTGGGCATTTCGAGTTACGTAAACCGACGAAAGGGCGAAACGGATTTCGAAACGATACGGGGGCATTCGCCGTAGGCCACGACCGGTTGAAGCCGCTAAAACTTCATCGAATATTTGTTCAGATCTTGGAAACTCTGATCTGACCCTGTATTTGAACGTCCCGATACCAGGTGAAACTGACAAAACTTTCAATCCAAACCAGGCGGGGTCGGTATTTCTAGCTGTGGACCTTGTGCGATCTCCGATTCGTTAAGCTAACTATGTTGAAAGCATTGAATGACCTCCGCGTAAATGAAATGTACAACCGATCCTCAACGCGTTTATGTAATTATGATTCGAACGGCTTCGGCGGAATAATCATTCCATATGTGAGTTTAAAGGTACGGTGTATCGTTCTgattcgaaatgaaataaaaataagatagaTAGAAATCTTACTCAATCGCAAGGAATTGTGACGGTACTGTACGGTGAGAAATTGTGTTCGTCGCGATTTTTGAAGAGGGATAAAAATAGCTGACATTTCCGTATATTTTTCCAGACTCGTTTCACAGACGAACATCATCGGTGCGAAACTACCAGTCAGGTTTATGATTCGCGATCTATCTAtatgaagaagaacaagagctttatttatttttggttttctagGATTCCATCGAACTCCATACACACGTCGAGGGTCGATACTCGTTCGGTTCGGTTCGGACTCCGGTTCGATCGGATCGAGAGTAAGGTGAATTAACCATGACCGTGAAATATCCAGAGATCTATTTATTTCCGGCATCGAATATTGATCCCAGTTACAGATACTCGGCTGCTGCACGATCTGATTTGGCAAATACAATAAACCGGTAATTGCATCTGATTATACGAACTCGTTGCGCGGAATAGCCAATCACGAGATAACATCCATTTCCATTCTGCCCTGCAATTACCGAGGAAGCGATACGCTCTAGGTCCTGAAGGTCAAGGGGGTCATTTAGGATGAAGCTAGGAGTAAGGAACGCTATCTTTCGCGAAGTACGTCCGCCATACACGAATCTCGTGGCATTAAACCGACAATGAGAGGAATTCAGTTAATTCGGAATTTGCCCATGGCTATTTTACATCGTCTTAAATCGTATTAGTCGAGAGTTGACAATTTTCCGTTACGACGGGCACGGACTTTGCGATGGTAGCATACTTTGGAAAAGTGATCGGGTTTTCCGAAACTCGGCGAAAGACCGGCGACCCCAAATTCATCCGCCTCAGATCAAACGTCAAACGCAGACGTCGAAATGCGAGATAACCGAATAACATTTCCATTAAATTTACTCGTGTTTTttcccatcatttttttcgcgttgGAACTCCGACAACTTTGCCGTCCGCGAAAGAATTCATCCGGACTGAAATTATTGTCGAAACGATTTACTCCGACGCTTGCAGTTGAAcgacgtattttattttctaacgaTCGATGCGGCgatgcaattttctttttctttcttccgatACGATGAACTGCGTTGTAacgacgcgattttttttttcatttatttgtttgttttttttttatcacgacGGAGAAATGAGGAGACGAGACGCGCAACGATTTCGTCCGGTTGACTGGATTCGATACAAAGTTTTGAGTGCACGGTCTACCGGAGACGAAGTTCTATTACCGTTTGATTATCGAGTTAGCGGTCGACACTCTATTCCGTAGTTAGTCGAACTTGACGAACGAACTTGACACGCCCGCACACCCACCCCGTCGCCGTATCGCGTTCTCCGTTCATCCCTGATTCCGACAGCTCCCCCTCGCCACGAATCGGTTTCAGACGCAATTTTATCGCAGTGGTTGACTAAACGCAAATTCCGCTCCCCGAATCCGTCCCGCCAAGTGCCGGAGAAATCCTCACCGCGTGACGCGCTCACAGAATCTGGGTACCTAAACTCCAGCGCCAATCGATAACCGCCTCGGTCGAGCGCCAGGAAGACGCCAGACTCCGGAGGATACCCCAAAGACCATCGGGAATGCCGCAACCACAGCTGCggtttgtataatatacgctcgaaaaatttttggtcccACGGTAACGAGGATTTAAAGAAGACTTCCGGTAATTGACGGGAGCGTTTAATCTGCGGTTGAGAACCAGAAGGGTGTAACCCGCAGTTTTTTTGTCTCACACTATAGCGATGTCACGAGGACGTATATCCGATTAATGCAACGGACATGATTCATATGAGTAGGGGTAAAACTTGGTTCAACAATCgggtacgaattttttttccaaaactgcATTTTTCTGGAAACGCAAAAGAATCGGATGTCCTTAGACAGATCGGTTCAAATGTCTGCCGGGGAAGGTGTCTacctgaaaaataagaatgaatCGGATTTTTTGTAAAACGAAAGGATCTCATGGCAACGTtccaatcttttttctttcgagttaACGGTCCCAGTCTTTTAGTTTTCAGCTCTCAACGTGGATACGAATGGCTCTGGATTTGAATCGTATTTTCAGTTACCTTTTCGAATCTTTAGCGAAGGGTAAAGCAATCGAATGACAAACGTAGAAGAAACGAGATGAGATAAAATGATATAATATCACGGTGTTGGTATTCTTTCCTCGACAtatttaattgttttatttttgagaACCCGCGGAGCTCGAACGATCGGTTAAAATATCTACTTTCGCAAGTAATTCCTCCGTTGGGAGATGATGTGGCTACGGAACGCAGTGGTACATAATTCGTACAAGTGCGTAGGTTGCACATGTACGAATATTACTGTATCTCGTGCCTACAAATCCTAATGGAATTTCACCGCCCTCGTATCTGCAGTTTCGTTAACATAAATTTTCGAGAAATAGCCAacgtgggaattttttttctgtttcgtacTTTGGTGTAATCAATGCATCGATATTGGATCGTTACATCTATGCGACGCCGTTCTCGCGGtttaatgggaaaaaatcCGCCCGTCGTACCACAAAACCGCGTCTTCTTCTcgattattttagtttttctgaaaatcaaTTCGGAATCCAAAActcgatggaataaaaatttaccagCTAACGAAACCCTAAAAATTACGCAGCAAAGAAATTTGACGAATGAGTTGGTTTCAATTTCGGCATTGGGCTTCAAATCTGTCGATCGAAATGGTGAGAAGAAAATGATACACCCAATTCTGATATTTCAATTAGATTGACAAAAGTAATATCGCAAAAAGGCTACTACTACCGTGGGTCGCTAGATTTGGTCGGTTGGCTTATCGCGGTGGAGCTACAACGTTTATTGACGCGTGAGTGCCCACTTAACGTGGATGTATGCGTTACGACCGCGCCTACGTATACATTCTGCATACGAATGTCCGAGTGTTTGTGcagtacacatacatatataccatatataccTAAATATTTACGGAGGCACGTTTGAGCGAAGCGAAGGTCGAGGCAATTTCACTGGACAAAAACGGTATAGGGATTACCTCGCAGTCGCTTTATATAGCTTTTACCtgttctataaaaaaaaaaacacgagctAAAAATTCTCACGATTCTGGGTGCAAcctacctgttttttttttttttttttctatctacgTTCGTGCAGCTACCGGCGAACCTCGACCCTTCCGCTCACGTTTTCCCCGCGCGAGTAGTCTACGAGCGCACACTACGTACGCGGTAAATGTTCAATATTTGATACACGCGCCCTTTGGAAAATGCCCAATCCGTTCAACGAGCGGAGCGTAGGTACGCGAAGGTCTAGGGCATACTAGCGGAATGCAATCGATACCGTACCGCCCGTTTTTCTCGCTAAATCCTGCCCGACCGACCGAAAAGGGCAAAGGGACGAGGGGAACCGGGGGAGGATATCCCTCCGTCCGTCACGGGATCAAAACTCTGAGGGCGCAGCACGTTGCAAGagtcaaaacttttttttgaaacgattCAGAAATTCCGGAAGAACGAATTTCCTTGATCAACCATTTTAtcggtatgaaaattttgcttTCTCTTTTCGCATAGATAAAATGCCCTCGGGGCGGCTCAACGGTCCTGCGTATCTACGGAGGAGGAATGTTAGGTCGTCGCAACCTTTTGATTCTCGACCCCCGAAGCGCACaagtacatatacatacatacgtacggtatgtgtacaggtatacgcggtGTGTACATACCTTCGTTCATAACCGTGTATATGAGCACTTTGTGAAAATGTTACGACTCAAGCCGCGTTCACTCCActtgattttcttttgtttcattttcgcCCTACGAGGAAGGAGTACCTACGAGGCTAAACAAGCGGTCCACGCGGTTGAAATATAACCACTCGCTCCTTAAACAGAGGATGTAATCTCACCCGCGGTATATTGGATAACGCGGGTCTAACGTGACCCTCGAGAGAAAGACGGCGAGAGATTTCAGACGGGCTTCTACAATATCGCGGGACACTACGTTCGCACTTATCCGATAGTTTGGCCGTATAACGACGAAAGACGAAGaatcaataataatcgttcgacCGAAAAACAACAACCTTCTCTCAGAGGCGCGACGATTTTATgacaaaacgagaaaacgaagTGAGAAAAgtcagggggaaaaaaagaaaagagcgcCTCCGGATTTAATCATGTCGGTATTTCGGTGATacggggcattccacgtcgaCTCTACCCTCGCGCTACTATTTTTGCGATCCCCGATACGTGGTCGTGTTTTCtgtgtttcgaaatttttcgtcgagtGGTGTGAATTCCGGCACCTCAAAACCACGccgatcgatattttttatctcaacaaGCATTGCGCGAGCCGGCGCGCtgcgttttggttttttttcatcaatcgacgaatttttcccatcgagatatcccaattttttttgctccaaaaagtgaaaaattggcgacaactcgatcgattcgatggatagatcaatttggcttccgaatcctaaataatttcttttaaaTAATCTACCCGATCCAGCGTGTGCGACGTGAGTATCGCAGGTCGTATCAAAAAAGGGCTGGATCGAGATGGCCTTCGCAATAAgtaaattttaattgaatcGCGTGTGTGGAAATCGTGACAGCTGACAATGACTCcgttattatacacgtataggaaTGCTGTCATGCACGCGGACACGTAACGTTTCGTGATCCTCGTGACGCGCGGTTGCATATCGACGAATGTTCTAGAAAATAGGGGGACCTATATTCGGGTCTTTATAGGGTTCATTTCgtgatatacataggtatacaagtaTGCCTGTACGGCGACGATACGAACGTCAAATGACGTCATCATTTTACCATACGTACCACGTTGTTATCAATTTCAGTGTGTCGTTCACAATGTAAATTGAGCTATTATATACAATACCTATACACGGCGGCTCCATATCGTCCGTTTAGGTTGTCACGGAAACACCATCTTACATACGATTTATGGGCCAGTAAACAGAAGCTCATTTCTCAATTAATTCTTCTCGATCATCGAGACCCGGATGTCATTCGCGTAGAGATACGTTTGTCAAGTACTTATTCGCACTTAACGTACCGGACATCCAGCTATAAGTTGAGTACATTCGGGGTTGATTTCAATTCATCATTTTGCGGACGGAACGttcgaatttccaaaaaaaaaaaccgagaaccGGACGaaatgtcaaaattttttatgcagagtaaaaattgaacggtTTGCTGGTTTCGAAATGGCTGCTCAACGTTGGTGGTCATATCGAAAAATAAGCGAagcctttcaattttttataattctcaCATGTGGATATCCTCGTTgcgaattatttcgaaaaatttcaactcaaTCAACACGCGTGTCGCTAAAACTGATTCACTACACGGATGCTGCGATATATAAACCAACGCGAACGGTGAATATGCAAATTCATACACGTTGGGACACACAGTAGTCGTGTATATttatgcgtgtacgtacgcgtagctagatatatacatatttcatggCACCACCTTTTCTCCAACCTACAACTATTCAACTCGAATGGGTATCCATATAGATGAAAATACACGGATACGCCGGTACGGCACGTACAAAGTGACCAAAAAACAACGGGCTCTCTTAGCGTACTGCGAACATAAGAGCTGAACTTACAAAATCATCGAATTCCTTGTGCGCGAAAACGGTAGATAATCGTCCCGACCTTGCCCAAcctccgttccgttttccatCCGTTATTCGCGACAAGGAAAAGATTTTTCCGAGTTctgcaaacgaaaaaatattaatcgcgCGCGTCTGGTTtccccggaaaaaaaaagacgaaacgaACCAACCAATTCGCCGGCATTCGTCGAGACTTTGTACAGCCGTTGATACGGGTCGATGTTTTTCGGGTCACCCCGTACGTAACATTTGCCGTTTGCCTACGTTATACCCGCGTTTGGCTCCGACCCGGCTGCTACCGCTGGTTTAGCCGGGCGTGCCGGTGCTAGCTGATTCATTGCGGGTGTCTAAAACGcgaacgtacgtatgtacgtacaatgcaCATGTCATGTACCACCGTATATAaccgcgtatgtacgtaacgtaacgcaCGTAGGATAGGCGAAAAGCCGGGTGACTTTCTCGTAAAAATAGCGGATGCGGTGTACGGGTATTTGCACGCGTTCACCGTGTCGCACGCCGTTATCGGTACAACGTGGACCGAGTTTCTTTCTGATATTTTCGAAGCACTTACGGCGGCACGCCACGGGTatggatgaatgaatttttacccCGTCGAAACGAGAGAGGCGAACTCGACGGGACGCGCGTcgcggtgtatacgtatgtacatataatgttCCTCGTGTCGCGGAGATCGCATTTTCCCCACGGAAGCTCTTGTCAGTTCGCGTCGAACGTTGATCTTTCCGTAATGCGGGGGCTATCGACGAGATATTCGATACCGAATATTTGAAAGCATTTTACCACGTCCGAGTGCTTCCTGTACGAAACCTGTCTCGTTTTTGACGAGTCGCGTCGGACGGCTATCGACATCGAGAGATGTACCTACGCTCGTTGCTAACTTAGGGGgttgaaacaaatataaaaaatctgttttcttcaatttacaggacgaaaataaaaaagaaaatagtgcggtaaaaatcaacgaaatctTCTCGTTGCGTAACGATCCTTTTAATCGTATTTTAAGACCTAATAAAATCCTCATAATCCTGACGACCATAAGCCGATTAtataatttggaaaatatgaaaCGCGCGGACTTGCAGATTTTTTTAAGagcgttgctttttttttgttcatcttgTTTCACGGATTTTACTCGTCTCGGTTATTTCTACAGTTTCGACCGCGATCGAAGGGTCGCAGGGCATATATTTCACAATGGGGGATCGATTACCGTACACGAAGGGTCATTGGATACGCGGTTGTAGATTAGTTCGAACACACGATACGTGTATAGCTGTATATCTGCGTCAAGTAATGTTCACTTAGCACCTTCTCCAAGTTCGAAACACCGTTAATT contains:
- the LOC105694012 gene encoding sugar transporter ERD6-like 6; translation: MVTDSERGKYASPEGSPLIEYLSTFACFMLLLSVGCVGGFDSPALGILTGPDTPISVTGSDITMLAAVVGVGQTIAPTLTIFLGDKFGRKVGLLAIGIPIIIGWVCVANASVVSVLGVGRFLGGLSIGLGLTVTPIYLGEIASVKSRGALGTLVGTALNVGILFAYVAVPYLKMYTSAYVMLGIAAASVVSVLFVPESPYFLAMKGDVEGAEEALEKLRGKTDVAEELEIVKETVKKQSEALKKIGNKREDGTSETGPNKFDNFKDIFRVTANRRAYFINCLLLISLHTGGYTPFLVYGSMIFEAMNISVGKNVMTIVIGVLQLIFNVVATFVIDRQGRRPLIRASGMIVCFCAVAIGVYFYLIEYVNLDLSGYSDFMLVAIFGYMAAFNVGIMPVQLVVMSETFASEIKILATLIMGVTGGVLATFCLTMYMTIAVTMNWGHCMPFFGSAILISITTTLILKYLPETKGKTFNEIQRDLSV